A region of Cellulophaga sp. RHA19 DNA encodes the following proteins:
- a CDS encoding DUF6503 family protein, whose product MKNSFLVIMLFVSCLTTLKAQEESALDFLEKVISRHDPNNNWPTFKGDLVVTMSTPNKEDRVTDIHIDIPKSTFILSNKVDGKKRTTKIVNDSVSFFIYDKEIRNADEQKTFKFTKERALFMRNYYTYLYGLPMKLKDKGTIIDPKIYSKKINQKWYKVIKATYDKEVGKDTWYFYFDPKSLDMERYQFYHDESKNDGEYIVLSNSEIINGVRMPAIRAWYTNKEDKLLGTDVLTKK is encoded by the coding sequence ATGAAAAATAGTTTCCTTGTAATAATGCTATTTGTTAGTTGTTTAACAACTTTAAAAGCACAAGAAGAAAGTGCTTTGGATTTTTTAGAAAAAGTAATTTCTCGTCACGACCCTAATAATAATTGGCCAACCTTTAAGGGAGATTTAGTGGTAACTATGAGTACGCCAAATAAAGAAGATAGAGTTACGGATATTCATATAGATATACCTAAGAGTACTTTTATTTTGTCTAATAAAGTAGATGGGAAAAAGCGTACTACTAAAATTGTAAATGATAGTGTTAGTTTTTTTATTTATGACAAAGAAATAAGAAATGCCGACGAACAAAAAACGTTTAAGTTTACTAAAGAGCGAGCACTTTTTATGAGAAATTATTATACCTATCTGTATGGTTTGCCAATGAAGCTAAAAGATAAAGGTACCATAATAGATCCTAAAATTTACTCTAAAAAAATTAATCAAAAATGGTATAAAGTTATAAAAGCTACTTATGATAAAGAAGTTGGTAAGGATACGTGGTATTTCTATTTTGACCCTAAGTCTTTAGATATGGAAAGGTATCAGTTTTATCACGATGAGTCTAAGAATGATGGAGAGTATATTGTGTTAAGCAATTCTGAAATTATAAACGGTGTGCGTATGCCGGCTATTAGAGCTTGGTATACTAATAAAGAAGACAAGCTTTTAGGTACAGATGTGCTTACCAAAAAATAA
- a CDS encoding inorganic phosphate transporter, which translates to MESNIYLIMIIALAVLAIADLVVGVSNDAVNFLNSAIGSKAISFRSIMIVASVGIACGAIFSSGMMEVARKGIFNPNEFYFNEIMFIFMAVMITDILLLDFFNTLGMPTSTTVSIVFELLGAAVAMALIKILQAGGSASDVVNYINTSKATEIIIGILLSVVIAFSIGAIVQWFSRLLLSYDFERKAKWVGAVFGGVGLSAITYFIFMKGIKGTAFASQSIDIIGDMTIKHFLEVQWFPIVLVNFVIWFVVSYVLTVFAKLNIYKIIIGVGTFALALAFAGNDLVNFIGVPIAAYQSYTEWSASGVDASAFSMAILTEKVPTPTLLLFISGMIMVATLWFSKKARYVAETEINLSREGEGKERFEPNFLSRGIVRIGIAISTYTSSVMPKSITDKVEARFEKPKIALAKDKTYDMPAFDMVRAAVNLVVAGILISVATSFKLPLSTTYVTFMVAMGTSLADRAWGAESAVYRVAGVLNVIGGWFGTAIIAFTAAGIILTLINFGTGAAIAILLFVAILLLARNYISYNKKSKEIKAEDSLRRAESSSIQGVIVESAKNTANVVKRTNKIYTNAIDGLAKQNLDILKKNKKGVVKLGDEVDDLRDHIFYFIKNLDDASVGASNFYINILGSLQDMAQSLEYITKISYKHINNNHKKLKYNQIKELKEIDYKLEHILNETQAVFETRSFDKIAQILEEKEALFELLSQKIQKQVERTRTEESSPKNTTLYFSLLLETKDLMTATINMLELYYNEHDSSVPPATIS; encoded by the coding sequence ATGGAGAGTAATATTTACTTAATAATGATTATTGCTTTAGCTGTCTTAGCTATTGCAGATCTTGTGGTTGGTGTTAGTAATGATGCGGTTAACTTTTTAAATTCGGCTATAGGATCTAAAGCTATTTCTTTTAGAAGTATAATGATTGTAGCCAGTGTGGGTATTGCTTGTGGCGCTATATTTTCTAGTGGAATGATGGAGGTTGCTAGAAAAGGTATTTTTAACCCCAATGAGTTTTACTTTAATGAAATTATGTTCATTTTTATGGCCGTAATGATTACAGATATTCTGTTGTTAGACTTTTTTAATACCCTAGGTATGCCAACGTCTACAACGGTTTCTATTGTTTTTGAGTTGCTAGGTGCAGCTGTAGCAATGGCATTAATTAAAATATTGCAAGCTGGTGGTAGTGCATCAGATGTAGTAAATTACATTAATACATCTAAAGCAACAGAGATTATAATAGGTATTCTCCTCTCTGTTGTTATTGCCTTTTCTATAGGTGCAATTGTGCAATGGTTTTCTCGTTTGCTATTGTCTTATGATTTTGAGAGAAAGGCTAAATGGGTAGGTGCTGTTTTTGGAGGTGTTGGGTTATCTGCTATTACGTACTTTATATTTATGAAAGGTATAAAAGGTACTGCTTTTGCAAGTCAGAGTATAGATATTATAGGAGATATGACTATTAAACACTTTTTAGAAGTACAATGGTTTCCTATAGTGCTTGTAAACTTTGTTATTTGGTTTGTTGTGTCATACGTATTAACTGTATTTGCAAAACTTAATATCTATAAAATTATTATTGGAGTTGGTACTTTTGCTTTAGCCTTGGCTTTTGCAGGTAACGATTTGGTTAACTTTATAGGTGTGCCAATTGCTGCATACCAATCCTATACAGAATGGTCTGCATCTGGCGTAGATGCATCTGCATTTAGTATGGCTATATTAACAGAAAAAGTACCAACACCAACTTTGTTGTTGTTTATTTCTGGGATGATTATGGTGGCTACTTTATGGTTTTCTAAAAAGGCACGTTATGTTGCAGAAACTGAAATTAACTTATCTAGAGAAGGTGAAGGTAAAGAGCGTTTTGAACCTAACTTTTTATCTAGAGGAATAGTTAGAATTGGAATAGCAATTTCTACATACACATCATCTGTTATGCCTAAATCTATTACGGATAAGGTTGAAGCTAGATTTGAAAAGCCAAAGATAGCTCTGGCTAAAGATAAAACGTATGATATGCCAGCTTTTGATATGGTAAGGGCAGCTGTTAACTTGGTGGTTGCAGGTATTTTAATATCTGTGGCAACATCATTTAAATTGCCTTTGTCTACTACTTACGTAACTTTTATGGTTGCAATGGGTACATCATTAGCAGATAGGGCTTGGGGAGCAGAAAGTGCTGTTTATAGAGTGGCTGGTGTTTTAAATGTTATTGGCGGATGGTTTGGTACTGCAATTATTGCATTTACAGCCGCGGGTATTATTTTAACTCTTATTAATTTTGGTACTGGCGCTGCCATAGCTATTTTATTATTTGTAGCAATATTGTTATTGGCAAGAAATTATATCTCTTACAATAAAAAGTCTAAAGAAATAAAAGCAGAAGATAGTCTTAGAAGAGCAGAAAGTAGCTCTATACAAGGTGTTATTGTAGAAAGTGCTAAAAATACAGCTAACGTTGTAAAAAGAACCAACAAAATATATACAAATGCTATAGATGGTTTGGCTAAGCAAAACTTGGATATTCTTAAAAAGAATAAAAAAGGAGTGGTTAAGTTAGGTGATGAGGTAGATGATTTAAGAGATCACATATTTTATTTTATCAAAAATTTAGACGATGCTAGTGTTGGTGCAAGTAACTTTTATATTAATATACTTGGCTCGTTACAAGATATGGCTCAGTCATTAGAGTATATTACTAAAATTTCATACAAGCATATAAACAACAATCACAAAAAATTAAAATACAACCAAATTAAAGAGTTAAAAGAAATTGACTATAAATTGGAGCATATTTTAAATGAAACTCAAGCTGTATTTGAAACACGTTCTTTTGATAAAATTGCACAAATTTTAGAAGAGAAAGAAGCATTGTTTGAGTTGCTTTCTCAGAAAATACAGAAGCAAGTAGAGCGTACTAGAACAGAAGAATCTAGTCCTAAAAATACAACGCTTTATTTCTCTTTATTGCTAGAGACAAAAGATTTGATGACGGCAACAATAAATATGTTAGAGCTGTATTATAATGAACATGATAGTAGTGTGCCACCGGCAACTATATCATAA
- a CDS encoding porin, translated as MCFRILTVLFLFIGLNSVKSQEVKAPAFGKGILNLVGKDSTWSMNVSGRMQFLGIGQWSENDKLSSIGSNFLIRRGRLKFKGFAYSPKLKYKVELGLSNRDISGASEFTHDAPRYILDAFVMWNFYENFELWIGQTKLPGNIERIVSSANMQLVDRSLLNNRFTIDRDMGAQLRHKFYLSDKFLIREAFALSQGEGRNVSKGNLGGYQYTTRLELLPFGAFTGNTEYVGGDLKREQSPKLLLGVAYDANKNAVKTRSNQGNYMFTDTGFYETDINTLFVNAIFKYNGFSFLGEYADRKADNAIAVNKDGTVTGDVVQVGKGLNLMSGYVFKNNLEITGRYTSVELDKQITNENKENQYTFGVSKYLVGHKLKVQTDATYLTEVGGPDGLIYRLQLEVHF; from the coding sequence ATGTGTTTTAGAATTCTAACGGTATTATTTCTTTTTATTGGTTTAAACTCGGTTAAATCCCAAGAGGTTAAGGCGCCTGCTTTTGGTAAAGGTATTTTAAACCTAGTAGGAAAAGATAGTACTTGGAGTATGAATGTTTCTGGAAGAATGCAATTTTTGGGTATAGGACAATGGTCAGAGAATGATAAATTATCCTCTATTGGATCTAATTTTTTAATTAGAAGAGGGCGTTTAAAATTTAAAGGTTTTGCGTATTCTCCTAAATTAAAATATAAGGTAGAGTTAGGTTTGTCTAACAGAGATATTTCTGGAGCATCTGAGTTTACACACGACGCACCACGCTATATTTTAGATGCTTTTGTGATGTGGAATTTCTATGAGAATTTTGAGTTATGGATTGGGCAAACAAAATTGCCAGGAAATATAGAGCGCATAGTTTCATCTGCTAATATGCAATTGGTAGATAGGTCTTTGTTAAATAATAGGTTTACTATAGATAGGGATATGGGAGCTCAGTTAAGGCATAAATTTTATTTGTCAGATAAGTTCTTAATTCGGGAGGCATTTGCTTTGTCTCAAGGTGAAGGAAGGAATGTGTCTAAAGGAAATTTGGGCGGTTACCAGTATACAACTCGTTTAGAATTATTGCCTTTTGGGGCTTTTACAGGAAATACAGAGTATGTAGGAGGTGATTTAAAAAGGGAGCAATCTCCAAAGTTATTACTTGGTGTAGCTTATGACGCAAATAAAAATGCGGTAAAAACAAGAAGTAATCAAGGTAATTATATGTTTACTGATACTGGTTTTTATGAGACAGATATTAATACGTTGTTTGTAAATGCTATTTTTAAATACAATGGGTTTTCGTTTTTAGGAGAATATGCAGATCGTAAAGCAGATAACGCTATTGCTGTAAACAAAGACGGTACTGTCACGGGAGATGTGGTGCAAGTAGGTAAGGGTTTAAATCTAATGTCTGGTTATGTTTTTAAAAATAACTTGGAAATTACGGGTAGGTATACATCTGTAGAATTAGATAAGCAAATTACAAATGAAAATAAAGAAAATCAATATACATTTGGAGTGTCTAAGTATTTAGTAGGGCACAAATTAAAAGTACAAACAGATGCTACTTATTTAACAGAAGTTGGTGGACCTGACGGACTTATATACAGGCTGCAATTAGAGGTTCATTTTTAA